A single region of the Bacteroidota bacterium genome encodes:
- the ctaD gene encoding cytochrome c oxidase subunit I, producing MSQTTATDTGNVAAPRAMKHYLNHDKTIWSWLSTVDHKRIGLMYGVTLAIMFLIGGTLALLVRIELLTKGPTIMEADTYNQVFTMHGIVMVFLFLVPSIPAVLGNFALPMHLGAADVAFPRLNLASYYVYLAGGALVLCGLIVGNVDTGWTFYTPYSSQGDGSVLFLTSAVFVAGFASIFTGINFIVTIHKMRAPGLTWDRLSLFTWSMYAVSIVQVLATPVVGITMVLLFFERFLGIGIFDPALGGDPILYQHFFWFYSHPAVYIMILPAFGVVSELIAPFVRQPINGYKFVALSSVAIAFLGFLVWGHHMFVSGQSAVSSIVFSLITYLIGIPTGVKVCNWVVTMYKGSIWLQTPFLYALSFLFLFTIGGLTGIMLGVLAIDIHLHDTYFVVSHFHYVMMGGTVIAAIGALHYWWPKMTGKMFSETWGKVSCLLVFLGFNLTFLPQFVLGSRGMPRRYAQYVAEFQELHQMSSYGAFLLGFGLFVALGVFIHSMMAGKKAPPNPWGGATLEWQCTSPPPYYNFLEPPTVNDPYNYKPLVYRDGDRGWEYVHPEAPEVPQSEPEPAQS from the coding sequence ATGAGTCAGACGACAGCGACAGATACAGGCAATGTTGCCGCGCCACGCGCGATGAAGCATTACCTGAATCACGACAAAACCATTTGGTCCTGGCTTTCCACCGTTGATCACAAGCGTATTGGCTTGATGTACGGTGTAACGCTGGCCATCATGTTTCTGATTGGTGGTACCCTCGCGCTCCTGGTACGTATCGAGCTACTTACCAAGGGCCCGACCATCATGGAGGCTGATACATACAACCAGGTATTTACCATGCACGGTATTGTGATGGTATTCCTGTTCCTTGTGCCATCGATTCCAGCTGTTCTGGGTAACTTTGCGTTACCGATGCACCTGGGTGCTGCTGACGTTGCGTTTCCGAGACTCAACCTCGCCAGTTACTATGTGTACCTTGCCGGCGGGGCACTTGTGCTTTGCGGCCTGATCGTAGGTAATGTAGATACCGGATGGACCTTTTACACCCCTTATTCCAGCCAGGGGGATGGATCGGTGCTCTTCCTCACTTCCGCTGTGTTTGTGGCGGGATTTGCTTCGATCTTTACCGGGATCAACTTCATCGTTACCATCCATAAAATGCGCGCACCGGGCCTGACCTGGGACCGCCTATCGCTCTTCACCTGGAGCATGTACGCCGTGAGCATCGTGCAGGTACTCGCAACACCGGTTGTAGGTATCACGATGGTTCTGTTGTTCTTCGAACGTTTCCTCGGCATTGGCATCTTTGATCCGGCACTGGGCGGTGATCCGATTCTGTACCAGCACTTTTTCTGGTTCTATTCGCACCCCGCTGTATACATCATGATTCTGCCGGCGTTTGGCGTGGTTTCAGAGCTGATTGCACCGTTTGTACGGCAGCCAATCAACGGGTACAAGTTTGTCGCCCTCTCCTCTGTTGCCATTGCATTCCTCGGTTTCCTCGTATGGGGACACCACATGTTTGTATCTGGCCAGTCTGCAGTATCCTCTATCGTGTTCTCCCTCATCACCTACCTGATTGGTATACCAACCGGGGTGAAGGTGTGTAACTGGGTGGTGACCATGTATAAAGGCTCCATATGGCTTCAAACCCCGTTTTTATATGCCCTGTCCTTCCTCTTCCTGTTTACCATTGGTGGCCTGACAGGCATCATGCTGGGTGTACTGGCCATTGATATTCACCTGCACGATACCTACTTCGTTGTAAGCCACTTCCACTACGTGATGATGGGCGGTACGGTGATCGCTGCTATTGGTGCGCTGCACTACTGGTGGCCAAAGATGACGGGCAAGATGTTCAGTGAGACTTGGGGTAAGGTTTCTTGCCTGCTGGTATTCCTGGGCTTCAACCTCACCTTCCTGCCTCAATTTGTCTTGGGCAGTCGCGGTATGCCTCGTCGTTACGCACAATACGTGGCCGAGTTCCAAGAATTGCACCAGATGTCATCCTACGGTGCCTTCCTGCTTGGCTTTGGTCTGTTCGTCGCCTTGGGAGTATTCATTCACTCCATGATGGCTGGCAAGAAGGCTCCACCAAACCCTTGGGGTGGCGCGACTCTGGAATGGCAGTGCACTTCGCC
- a CDS encoding SCO family protein, producing MAGLFCCVTTLLAQETRTLDPVYDGAGLDQKNGAYIPLDLVFNNERGEPTPLGAVVNGEKPVLLAMVYHSCPMMCNVVLDAMTAAMAEMEWTAGQEFDVLTISIAPEDTPETAREKKTQYLEKLGKSDVSGWHFLTGNESEIQQLADAIGFKYSYVEEIQQYVHPPILTFLTPDGQISRYMQGVSFSARDLRLSLVEASGGKIGTPKDFFILFCLQYDKEASAYVAHATNLMKLGGALTVLVLGVALYGLWRNEGQNGEPDVGLPT from the coding sequence GTGGCCGGATTGTTTTGTTGCGTCACGACCTTACTGGCACAAGAGACCCGTACGCTTGATCCCGTATATGACGGTGCCGGACTCGATCAGAAAAACGGCGCGTATATCCCCCTCGATCTCGTATTCAACAACGAACGCGGCGAACCCACTCCGCTCGGAGCTGTGGTCAACGGCGAAAAGCCGGTGCTACTCGCTATGGTGTACCACAGTTGCCCCATGATGTGCAATGTGGTGCTTGATGCGATGACTGCCGCAATGGCTGAAATGGAATGGACTGCCGGCCAGGAGTTTGATGTACTGACCATCAGTATTGCGCCAGAAGATACGCCGGAGACGGCCAGGGAGAAAAAAACGCAGTACCTGGAGAAGCTGGGCAAATCAGACGTTTCAGGTTGGCATTTTCTGACAGGGAACGAATCGGAGATTCAGCAATTAGCGGACGCAATCGGCTTCAAGTATAGCTACGTTGAAGAAATTCAGCAGTATGTTCACCCGCCGATTCTCACATTCCTGACACCTGATGGACAGATTTCACGCTACATGCAGGGTGTCTCATTTAGCGCCCGCGACCTTCGGCTCAGCCTTGTTGAGGCTTCCGGGGGCAAAATAGGTACCCCTAAAGATTTTTTTATTCTGTTTTGCTTACAGTATGACAAAGAAGCAAGTGCTTATGTGGCACATGCTACAAACTTGATGAAATTGGGTGGCGCCCTGACCGTGTTGGTTCTCGGTGTTGCCTTGTATGGACTTTGGCGAAATGAAGGTCAAAATGGCGAGCCTGATGTTGGGCTGCCCACTTAA
- the coxB gene encoding cytochrome c oxidase subunit II, whose protein sequence is MEDKGTLWLPVDASTMAGEIDSLFYFTYYVSIAIFVAVIVAMVYFVIKYRRKHANERTERVHESKILELTWIVVPTILCMVVFTWGFQSFLRMSIAPPGAYEITVRAAKWNWEFEYNNGFVVGGNLHVPADRPVRLVMSSADVLHSLFVPAFRVKHDVIPNRYTSVWFEATKAGEYDLFCTEYCGTDHSGMLAKVVVMPQDEFNEWVDSRGGMSDDMPLPELGELLYQQRGCLGCHSLDGSEMVGPTFQGLYGSQRNFGDGTTAEADDNYLRDSIVNPGSRIVEGYQNQMPAIYGTLSERELSGLIAYIKAQQ, encoded by the coding sequence ATGGAAGATAAAGGAACCCTCTGGCTGCCGGTAGACGCTTCTACCATGGCTGGTGAGATTGACAGCTTGTTTTACTTCACGTACTACGTGAGTATTGCCATCTTTGTGGCTGTTATCGTCGCAATGGTGTACTTCGTGATCAAGTATCGCCGCAAGCACGCAAACGAGCGCACAGAACGCGTCCACGAAAGCAAGATTCTGGAGTTAACCTGGATCGTTGTGCCAACCATTTTATGTATGGTTGTATTCACATGGGGCTTCCAGTCATTTCTGCGTATGAGCATCGCACCTCCGGGTGCTTACGAAATTACTGTTCGTGCTGCAAAGTGGAACTGGGAATTTGAGTATAACAACGGCTTTGTGGTTGGTGGTAACCTGCACGTGCCGGCTGATCGCCCTGTTCGCCTCGTGATGAGCAGCGCTGATGTACTCCACAGCCTTTTTGTGCCGGCTTTCCGCGTCAAGCACGATGTAATTCCGAATCGCTATACTTCTGTCTGGTTTGAAGCCACCAAAGCAGGGGAATACGACCTTTTCTGTACGGAATATTGTGGGACGGACCACTCCGGCATGCTCGCCAAAGTGGTCGTGATGCCACAGGATGAATTCAACGAGTGGGTAGACTCGAGAGGAGGGATGTCTGATGACATGCCGTTGCCAGAACTGGGTGAGTTGCTGTATCAGCAGCGCGGTTGCCTCGGTTGCCACTCGCTCGATGGTTCTGAAATGGTCGGACCGACCTTCCAGGGCTTGTATGGCTCACAACGAAATTTTGGTGATGGTACAACTGCCGAAGCGGACGACAACTACCTCCGCGACTCCATCGTCAATCCGGGTTCACGCATTGTAGAGGGGTATCAGAATCAGATGCCGGCCATTTATGGCACACTGAGCGAACGGGAGCTTTCCGGATTGATCGCTTACATCAAGGCGCAGCAGTAA